In Hyperolius riggenbachi isolate aHypRig1 chromosome 10, aHypRig1.pri, whole genome shotgun sequence, a genomic segment contains:
- the LOC137536651 gene encoding trypsin-like, with amino-acid sequence MKFLLICVLLGAAAALDDDKIVGGYTCGKNSVPYQVSLNSGYHFCGGSLINSLWVVSAAHCYKASVQVRLGEHNIATTEGTEQFINSAKSIRHASYNSRTLDNDIWLIKLASAATINSYVKAIGIASATSAAGTSCLISGWGNTLSSGTNMPSLLQCVDAPILTSAQCSNAYPGEITGNMICVGYLEGGKDSCQGDSGGPVVCNGQLQGIVSWGYGCALRNYPGVYTRVSNYNSWISSTVAAN; translated from the exons ATGAagttccttctgatctgtgtgctCCTTGGAGCAGCTG CTGCCTTGGATGATGACAAGATCGTCGGAGGTTACACCTGTGGCAAAAACTCTGTCCCCTACCAGGTGTCCCTGAACTCCGGGTACCACTTCTGCGGAGGTTCTCTGATCAACAGCTTGTGGGTGGTCTCTGCTGCTCACTGCTACAAGGC gaGTGTCCAGGTCAGACTGGGAGAGCACAACATTGCTACCACTGAGGGCACTGAGCAGTTCATTAACTCTGCCAAATCCATCAGACATGCCAGCTACAACTCCAGAACCTTGGACAACGACATCTGGCTGATCAAGCTGGCCTCTGCTGCCACCATCAACTCTTACGTCAAAGCTATTGGTATCGCCTCTGCCACTTCTGCGGCCGGCACAAGCTGTCTGATCTCTGGATGGGGCAACACTCTGAGCAGTGGAA CTAACATGCCCAGCCTGCTCCAGTGTGTGGATGCTCCTATCCTGACTTCAGCCCAGTGTTCCAATGCCTATCCTGGTGAGATCACCGGCAACATGATCTGTGTTGGCTACCTAGAGGGCGGCAAGGATTCCTGCCAG GGTGACTCTGGTGGACCCGTGGTCTGCAATGGACAGCTCCAAGGTATTGTCTCCTGGGGATACGGTTGTGCTCTGAGGAACTACCCTGGTGTCTACACCAGGGTCTCCAACTACAACTCCTGGATCTCCAGCACTGTTGCTGCCAACTAA